A section of the Hippea sp. KM1 genome encodes:
- a CDS encoding ribonucleoside triphosphate reductase, giving the protein MFSKIVKRDGRVVNFDAEKITNAIAKAGGATGEFDYETARKLTIKVLDLAYKFFKDRTPTVEEIQDIVEEVLLSSPFKKTAKAYIIYREQHARLREFKNKADVELVEQYLNKLDWEVKENSNMSFSLQGLNNYISSAITKTYWLNKIYPKEIREAHINGDFHIHDLNSLSVYCVGWDPQDLLLKGFRGARGKVASRPAKHFRSALGQIVNFFYTLQGESAGAQAFSNFDTYLAPFVAFDGLSYEEVKQALQEFVFNVNVPTRVGFQTPFTNLTLDLEVPDFMKNQGVIIGGKLLNHTYGEFQKEMDMINRAFMEVASEGDADGRVFTFPIPTYNITKDFNWDNPNLEPLWEATAKYGIPYFANFINSDMNPEDARSMCCRLRLDTRELKKRGGGLFGANPLTGSIGVVTINMPRIAYISATQDEFFERLNTLMELARDSLEIKRKVLERFTDFDLYPYSKFYLSSIKERFDEYWKNHFSTIGLIGMHEACLNLIKAPITAPEGQDFAKKTLDFMRERLEQFQQETGNNYNLEATPAEGTSYRLAKLDKKRYPGIKTSGTASKPYYTNSTQLPVNYTDDIFEALDLQDELQTRYTGGTVLHIFLGERLHETKAVKLLIKTIFENYRLPYLTITPTFSICPVHGYIAGEHRECPICKRERLEEIEKEIQRLKQQLEMENG; this is encoded by the coding sequence GTGTTTTCTAAAATCGTAAAAAGGGATGGTCGTGTTGTAAATTTCGATGCCGAAAAGATAACAAACGCAATTGCAAAGGCGGGAGGTGCCACAGGGGAATTTGATTACGAAACGGCAAGAAAACTGACGATAAAGGTCTTGGATCTGGCCTATAAGTTCTTCAAAGACAGGACACCAACGGTTGAGGAGATCCAGGACATAGTGGAAGAGGTGCTGCTCTCATCCCCATTCAAAAAAACGGCCAAGGCATACATCATTTACAGGGAGCAACACGCCAGACTCAGGGAATTCAAAAACAAGGCCGATGTGGAACTGGTCGAGCAGTATCTCAATAAGCTGGATTGGGAGGTTAAGGAAAACTCAAACATGAGCTTCTCCCTCCAGGGCTTAAACAATTACATATCCTCTGCCATAACAAAAACATACTGGCTTAATAAGATCTATCCAAAAGAGATCAGGGAAGCTCACATAAACGGCGATTTCCACATTCACGATCTAAACTCGTTAAGCGTTTACTGCGTGGGATGGGATCCGCAAGACCTGCTCCTTAAGGGATTTAGGGGTGCAAGGGGTAAGGTTGCAAGCAGGCCTGCCAAACACTTCAGAAGCGCATTGGGACAAATCGTCAATTTCTTTTATACGCTCCAAGGCGAATCGGCAGGGGCTCAAGCCTTCTCAAACTTCGATACATATTTGGCACCTTTTGTTGCATTCGATGGGCTCTCCTATGAAGAGGTTAAGCAGGCGCTTCAGGAGTTTGTGTTCAATGTAAATGTTCCGACACGGGTGGGTTTTCAGACACCCTTTACCAACTTAACGCTTGATTTAGAGGTTCCTGATTTTATGAAAAATCAGGGCGTAATTATAGGGGGCAAACTGCTAAACCACACCTATGGGGAATTTCAGAAAGAGATGGACATGATAAACAGGGCATTCATGGAGGTGGCAAGCGAGGGTGATGCCGACGGAAGGGTTTTTACATTCCCCATTCCCACATACAACATTACAAAAGACTTCAACTGGGATAACCCCAATTTAGAACCGCTATGGGAGGCAACGGCAAAATATGGCATACCGTACTTTGCGAACTTCATAAACTCAGATATGAATCCAGAAGATGCCCGCTCCATGTGCTGCAGGCTCAGGCTTGACACAAGGGAACTAAAGAAGAGAGGCGGCGGGTTGTTTGGCGCAAACCCCCTAACCGGCTCGATAGGCGTTGTCACCATAAACATGCCAAGAATAGCATACATCTCTGCAACGCAAGATGAGTTCTTCGAGCGGTTAAATACATTGATGGAGTTGGCAAGGGATTCTTTAGAGATTAAACGCAAGGTGTTAGAGAGGTTTACCGATTTCGATCTATATCCGTATTCTAAGTTTTATCTATCATCCATAAAGGAAAGATTCGATGAATACTGGAAAAACCACTTCTCGACCATAGGCCTTATAGGCATGCACGAAGCCTGCCTAAACCTAATAAAAGCCCCTATAACGGCTCCGGAAGGTCAGGATTTTGCAAAGAAAACCCTCGATTTTATGAGGGAGAGATTGGAGCAGTTTCAGCAAGAGACGGGTAATAATTACAACTTAGAGGCAACCCCGGCAGAGGGCACATCATACAGATTGGCAAAATTAGACAAAAAGAGGTATCCCGGCATAAAAACATCGGGCACGGCATCAAAACCCTATTACACGAACTCAACGCAATTGCCGGTGAACTATACAGACGACATATTCGAGGCATTGGATCTGCAGGATGAGTTGCAAACAAGATACACAGGCGGCACCGTCTTGCATATATTTCTTGGAGAGAGGTTGCATGAAACAAAAGCCGTAAAACTTCTTATAAAAACCATCTTTGAGAATTACAGGCTGCCATACCTTACCATCACGCCCACATTCTCCATCTGCCCTGTGCATGGATACATAGCCGGGGAACACAGAGAATGTCCAATATGCAAGAGGGAGAGGTTGGAGGAGATCGAGAAGGAGATTCAAAGGTTGAAGCAGCAGTTAGAGATGGAAAATGGGTAG
- a CDS encoding anaerobic ribonucleoside-triphosphate reductase activating protein has product MFGGLTRFSLIDYPGELSAVVFTKGCNFRCPYCHNPELVNNTAEEIEIDEILGFLKKRMGKLTAVSITGGEPTLHGDKLVGFIRKLKDMGYKVKIDTNGTNPGLIERLLSLNLLDYIAMDVKAPIEKYNHITNTKTNTQNIKDSIGLLLNARIPYEFRTTVVKDLITEDDIAEIAKLINGAELFCIQNFIPTKTLNPSFKEKSSYSHQELLNMKQIANRWVKRCIIR; this is encoded by the coding sequence ATGTTTGGCGGATTAACAAGATTCTCCTTGATCGACTATCCGGGTGAGCTATCTGCCGTTGTGTTTACAAAGGGTTGCAATTTTAGATGCCCATACTGTCACAATCCAGAGCTTGTTAACAATACAGCAGAGGAGATAGAGATAGACGAGATATTGGGGTTTCTAAAAAAGAGAATGGGCAAACTTACGGCTGTATCCATCACAGGGGGAGAGCCAACATTACACGGCGATAAGCTTGTGGGGTTTATTCGTAAGCTAAAGGATATGGGTTATAAGGTCAAAATAGACACAAACGGCACAAATCCGGGCTTAATAGAAAGGCTTTTGAGCCTGAATCTTTTGGATTACATAGCAATGGATGTTAAGGCACCGATAGAAAAATATAATCACATAACAAACACTAAAACAAATACACAGAATATAAAAGACAGCATAGGTCTTCTGCTTAATGCCCGCATACCCTATGAGTTTAGAACAACAGTCGTTAAAGACCTAATAACAGAAGACGATATAGCCGAGATCGCCAAACTCATAAACGGTGCCGAATTATTCTGTATCCAGAACTTTATACCGACAAAAACCCTAAACCCATCATTTAAGGAAAAATCCAGTTATTCCCATCAGGAGCTTTTGAACATGAAACAAATCGCCAATCGATGGGTAAAGAGGTGTATTATCAGGTAA
- a CDS encoding PilN domain-containing protein has protein sequence MKEINLLPKDKRFSYKEYLLKRIGVAALVLNAAFLILVYVANVYFNTKLTKCIQRKKQVLNKISSLDAKLSNYESSYKNLTKTLIKLREEEKKLKSMIFIRKSAFASTIIYLNTFSKGVGFKGFSYENGYFKTTGIANSLSDFQRFYYFLEKNKYIKNLNLHSVKQKDGQFEFSISYEVVY, from the coding sequence ATGAAAGAGATAAACCTGCTTCCGAAGGACAAGAGATTTTCATACAAGGAATACTTATTAAAAAGGATAGGCGTAGCGGCCCTTGTGCTTAACGCTGCGTTTCTGATTTTGGTTTATGTTGCAAATGTCTATTTTAACACCAAATTAACAAAATGCATCCAAAGAAAAAAACAGGTATTAAATAAAATCTCCTCCTTAGATGCAAAACTATCCAACTATGAAAGCAGTTATAAAAACCTCACTAAAACCCTGATTAAGCTAAGAGAGGAAGAGAAAAAACTAAAGAGTATGATCTTTATTAGAAAATCGGCGTTTGCCTCAACGATAATATATCTAAACACATTTTCAAAGGGTGTGGGATTTAAGGGTTTCAGCTATGAGAATGGATACTTTAAAACAACCGGCATTGCCAATTCACTATCGGATTTTCAAAGATTTTATTACTTTTTGGAGAAAAATAAATACATAAAAAACCTAAATCTGCACTCCGTAAAACAGAAAGACGGCCAATTTGAATTTTCTATAAGCTATGAGGTGGTGTATTGA
- a CDS encoding tetratricopeptide repeat protein, whose translation MSLIAKSLKRLQTDRKTHKKAFTGTVNPSQINEVAIYALLLLVCLGSFGLYFISTNKKIEGQIKEKDLSIISKIEKNISNGELMIRQRKIKGKGRFEYYLETNKLKELKDLAQKENNIKYLGIYYAKTGNAKKAIELLGFYLKRHQDDQARLYLIMALKQQNRYKEALEELKKINTQRYEVYLDRAVIYEEIGMIDKARQNYREALKMTPDPVLRGTIKSKLVVLGFVK comes from the coding sequence ATGAGTCTGATTGCTAAATCCCTAAAAAGACTTCAAACAGACAGAAAAACACACAAAAAAGCATTTACGGGGACGGTAAACCCAAGCCAAATAAACGAGGTGGCGATATATGCATTGCTTCTGCTTGTATGCCTTGGCTCTTTTGGGCTTTATTTTATATCAACCAACAAAAAAATAGAAGGACAAATCAAAGAAAAAGACCTATCCATCATTAGCAAAATAGAGAAAAACATAAGCAACGGCGAACTCATGATAAGACAAAGGAAAATAAAGGGAAAGGGAAGATTTGAGTATTATTTGGAAACAAACAAATTGAAGGAACTAAAAGACTTGGCGCAAAAGGAGAACAACATAAAATACTTAGGCATATACTATGCAAAAACAGGCAATGCTAAAAAGGCTATAGAATTGCTTGGATTTTATCTAAAAAGACACCAAGACGACCAGGCAAGGCTATATTTAATCATGGCCCTAAAACAACAGAATAGATACAAAGAGGCTTTAGAGGAATTAAAAAAGATAAATACCCAGAGATATGAAGTGTATCTGGATAGGGCTGTAATATATGAGGAGATCGGCATGATAGATAAAGCCAGGCAAAATTACAGGGAAGCATTGAAAATGACGCCTGATCCTGTTTTAAGGGGCACAATAAAATCCAAACTCGTGGTTTTGGGGTTTGTAAAATAA
- a CDS encoding FecCD family ABC transporter permease translates to MFIFLIVSLVFSLSCGDSGFSLKGLFEGLKGSGIEHVILFKLRLPRVVFGFFVGGALGVCGVILQALFRNPLTEPYTLGVSGGAALGVVVSFLLNLERWAPLSGILGSMVVVFSLYGFAVKRGRLSLDSLLLVGVMISFISSSMVLFVMAVSNPEKLHGIVFWMMGSLQWPTTLALWLVGLSSITAALVSFLFSWNLNALSISEEDAVYLGVNVEATKRIVFLVSSLAVGVSVSFAGIIGFVGLVVPHFFRITFSSDHRFLIPLSFFGGGSFLILCDAIARSAVAPVELPVGVITGIIGGLAFIWVFLKNRGYTP, encoded by the coding sequence TTGTTTATTTTTTTGATTGTCTCACTTGTTTTCTCCTTATCATGCGGTGATAGCGGCTTTTCCTTAAAAGGTCTTTTTGAAGGCTTGAAGGGTTCGGGAATAGAACATGTTATACTGTTTAAGCTGAGACTTCCCAGGGTTGTTTTTGGCTTTTTTGTTGGCGGGGCTTTGGGTGTATGTGGGGTTATCCTTCAGGCCCTTTTTAGGAATCCATTAACCGAACCGTATACACTTGGCGTATCTGGTGGTGCGGCATTGGGTGTGGTTGTGAGTTTTTTGCTTAATCTGGAAAGATGGGCTCCGCTGAGTGGCATTTTGGGTTCTATGGTGGTTGTTTTCTCCCTTTATGGTTTTGCCGTAAAAAGGGGTAGGTTGAGTCTGGATAGTTTGTTGCTTGTCGGTGTTATGATAAGCTTTATTTCGTCGTCTATGGTTCTATTTGTCATGGCCGTATCCAATCCGGAAAAACTGCACGGCATAGTTTTTTGGATGATGGGCTCCCTTCAATGGCCGACAACCCTTGCCTTGTGGCTTGTTGGGCTTTCGTCGATTACAGCGGCTTTGGTCTCTTTTTTATTTAGTTGGAATCTAAACGCCTTGTCTATAAGCGAAGAGGATGCTGTGTATTTGGGTGTAAATGTTGAGGCGACCAAACGGATTGTGTTTCTTGTTTCGTCTTTAGCTGTTGGGGTTAGTGTGTCTTTTGCAGGCATTATAGGCTTTGTTGGCTTGGTTGTGCCCCATTTTTTCAGGATTACCTTCTCATCTGACCACAGGTTTCTTATTCCTCTCTCCTTTTTCGGGGGAGGGTCATTTTTGATTTTGTGTGATGCGATTGCAAGGAGTGCCGTTGCGCCTGTTGAGTTGCCCGTTGGTGTAATTACCGGGATTATTGGAGGCCTGGCCTTTATCTGGGTGTTTTTGAAAAACAGGGGATATACTCCATGA
- a CDS encoding pyruvoyl-dependent arginine decarboxylase, with protein sequence MFNRAPNIYAIKAAEAEGFSPLNAFDVALLKSGVGNTNLVKMSSILPPSCKKKEHIELPPGDLVPVAYAALTSSKKGQRIAAAVAIAIPKDPTKNGLIMEFEDYNITKEEAEKQVRKMAEWGMKYRGFEIDRIESISVDHVVEEHGAVFACVVLWWE encoded by the coding sequence ATGTTCAATAGGGCTCCCAACATTTATGCAATTAAAGCAGCAGAAGCCGAAGGCTTTAGCCCCTTAAATGCATTTGATGTGGCCTTATTAAAAAGCGGCGTTGGAAATACAAACCTGGTGAAAATGAGCTCTATACTTCCCCCATCCTGCAAAAAAAAGGAGCATATAGAATTACCCCCGGGGGATTTAGTACCCGTTGCCTATGCAGCGCTAACATCCAGTAAAAAGGGACAGAGAATAGCAGCAGCAGTGGCAATAGCCATACCAAAAGACCCCACCAAAAACGGTCTAATCATGGAATTTGAGGATTACAACATAACAAAGGAAGAGGCTGAAAAACAGGTAAGAAAGATGGCCGAGTGGGGCATGAAGTATCGTGGTTTCGAAATAGACAGAATCGAGAGCATCTCGGTTGACCATGTGGTTGAAGAACACGGGGCTGTATTTGCCTGCGTGGTTTTATGGTGGGAGTAA
- a CDS encoding TonB-dependent receptor plug domain-containing protein: protein MKLKGLMAFGCAFLLFSNTSLANNNSDNTIVVTATRTQVKIAKTPSKVNLITSKQLKNKGAIYVKDALKDIEGLSLTSNGAFGGTTNVYMRGLSTCYTKILIDGIDVSDPSLTKPYYDLTNLTTDDISRIEIVQGAQSGLYGSSAIGGVINIITKKGRGKPHVKYTQGAGSFNTYKESLEASGKTNNISFYINVLRFDTGGISKMDKLNPDNSYSRGDEKDSYHQTAFDTKIEYIPDDSLKIGTLFKWYKTRNYLDYAWPANDSAASNKTPTARSYRNQTHFVLSKLYIHKDFGKLSIEPYIFYLQNFRYNKSIAPSWWYNKYFKSKRWGGSLLIDYKPLKRTKITSGVDFKKDWVNISKEYSPPAIKKLKYNIGAFVEVEQGIGNLILQGNAREDHSSTFGNHFTYKLGANYLIEKTSTILKANFSTGFRAPSIYELYSSYGNEDLKPEKSKSWDFGITQALPYKTSISITYFKNIIKNRIGFDTTTWKYTQKEGKTVSDGFEIGLKSNPIEFLTIGANYTYTSSKDPSTGEQAARIPLRVYTGYITIKPMGDKLTATLDGRYIGKRFDDSNHNHQTGKYAVFDFTLIYKPIDNLEASVSVKNIFNRFYEEVYGYSTLPRSVFASVSYKF, encoded by the coding sequence ATGAAACTAAAGGGATTAATGGCTTTTGGTTGCGCATTTTTGCTATTTTCCAATACATCGCTTGCCAACAACAACTCCGATAATACCATAGTCGTAACGGCAACAAGAACCCAGGTAAAGATAGCCAAAACACCATCCAAGGTTAACCTCATAACATCCAAGCAACTAAAGAACAAAGGAGCCATCTATGTAAAGGATGCATTAAAGGATATAGAGGGATTGTCTTTAACATCCAATGGGGCCTTTGGCGGAACAACGAATGTTTATATGAGGGGATTATCAACATGTTATACAAAGATCTTAATAGATGGCATTGATGTATCCGATCCATCCCTTACCAAGCCATATTACGACCTAACCAATCTAACAACGGATGATATAAGCAGGATAGAAATAGTCCAGGGGGCACAAAGCGGCCTGTACGGCTCAAGTGCCATTGGAGGGGTTATCAACATAATAACCAAAAAAGGCAGGGGTAAACCCCATGTAAAATACACTCAAGGTGCAGGCTCCTTCAATACATACAAGGAATCATTAGAAGCATCGGGTAAAACAAACAACATAAGCTTTTATATCAATGTCTTGAGATTCGACACAGGCGGCATATCAAAGATGGACAAGCTAAATCCCGATAATTCATACTCAAGGGGTGATGAGAAAGATTCATACCATCAGACGGCATTTGACACAAAAATCGAATACATCCCCGATGATTCATTAAAAATAGGAACACTATTTAAGTGGTATAAAACCAGAAACTATTTGGATTATGCCTGGCCGGCAAACGACTCTGCAGCATCAAACAAAACACCAACAGCAAGAAGCTACAGAAATCAAACCCATTTTGTGTTGAGTAAGCTTTATATCCACAAGGATTTTGGAAAATTATCCATTGAGCCATACATCTTTTACCTTCAAAACTTTAGATATAACAAATCCATAGCCCCATCGTGGTGGTATAATAAATACTTCAAAAGCAAAAGGTGGGGTGGCAGTCTTTTGATAGATTACAAACCCTTAAAACGCACAAAGATCACATCTGGCGTGGATTTTAAGAAGGATTGGGTAAATATAAGCAAAGAATACAGCCCTCCGGCTATAAAGAAGTTAAAATACAACATAGGGGCCTTTGTTGAGGTTGAGCAGGGCATAGGCAACCTAATCCTGCAGGGCAACGCAAGAGAGGATCACTCCTCAACATTCGGCAACCATTTTACATACAAACTGGGGGCAAACTATCTAATAGAAAAGACAAGCACGATCCTAAAAGCCAACTTCTCAACAGGCTTTAGGGCTCCAAGCATCTATGAGCTATACTCATCTTACGGAAACGAAGACCTAAAACCCGAAAAATCCAAGAGTTGGGATTTTGGCATAACACAGGCATTACCATATAAAACGAGCATATCCATAACATACTTCAAAAACATAATAAAAAATAGAATAGGCTTTGACACAACCACATGGAAATACACGCAAAAAGAAGGCAAGACCGTCTCCGATGGCTTTGAAATCGGCTTAAAATCCAACCCAATAGAATTTTTAACCATCGGCGCAAACTACACCTACACATCAAGCAAAGATCCAAGTACAGGTGAACAAGCAGCAAGGATTCCTCTAAGGGTCTATACAGGCTATATAACGATTAAACCGATGGGCGATAAATTGACTGCAACCTTAGATGGCAGATACATTGGGAAAAGATTTGACGACAGTAATCACAACCATCAAACGGGCAAATACGCAGTTTTTGATTTTACGCTTATATACAAACCAATAGATAACTTAGAGGCCTCTGTAAGCGTCAAAAACATATTCAACAGGTTCTATGAGGAGGTTTATGGATACTCAACGCTCCCAAGAAGTGTATTCGCCAGCGTTTCATATAAGTTCTAA
- the speD gene encoding adenosylmethionine decarboxylase: MKALGRHVLAEYFGCEKELLNDPKALEKHLIEAAKAANATVISSSFRTFEPFGVSGVVIVAESHLAIHTWPEYGFAAVDFFTCGDSSNPWKAHEYLKSVLKPSKTEEKEVLRGVLDIENLSFKPFLIEQQKRENNSAAFV; encoded by the coding sequence GTGAAGGCACTCGGAAGACACGTTTTGGCTGAGTACTTTGGATGTGAAAAGGAACTTCTAAACGACCCAAAGGCTTTGGAGAAGCACCTTATTGAGGCTGCTAAGGCGGCCAATGCCACCGTTATCTCTTCCTCATTTAGAACCTTCGAACCCTTCGGGGTTAGCGGCGTTGTCATCGTCGCAGAATCCCACTTAGCCATCCATACATGGCCTGAATACGGCTTTGCAGCGGTTGATTTCTTTACATGTGGCGACTCTTCCAATCCATGGAAAGCCCATGAGTATCTAAAGAGTGTTCTAAAACCCTCAAAAACAGAGGAAAAAGAGGTCTTGCGAGGGGTTTTAGACATAGAGAACCTAAGCTTCAAGCCGTTTTTAATAGAGCAACAAAAAAGAGAAAACAATAGCGCTGCTTTTGTTTGA
- a CDS encoding ABC transporter ATP-binding protein, producing the protein MISVESIHFSYKDKHVLKGTNFKVNKGEFFCIVGPNGAGKSTLVKIMGRAIRPNRGSVGLGGVDIWSLDAKGFSKRVAVIAQSPHYGFLKVREFVLFGRIPHFSMFSFRETKEDKEAVNMALALCGIDRLSDEFMHRISGGERQLVFLARALASNPEVLIMDEPLSNLDINNQERILYLLKSLRERFGLTIIAVLHDLNVVSEFADRVLVLKDGEVKSIGAPKDIITESLVRDVYSASKIRVFKKPSNSSPFVYIENI; encoded by the coding sequence ATGATAAGTGTGGAGTCGATCCATTTTTCTTATAAAGACAAGCATGTGTTAAAGGGTACTAATTTTAAGGTGAATAAGGGTGAATTTTTCTGCATTGTAGGACCAAACGGTGCGGGTAAATCGACGCTTGTAAAGATTATGGGAAGAGCTATAAGACCGAATAGGGGCTCTGTTGGCTTAGGCGGTGTGGATATATGGTCTTTGGATGCAAAGGGGTTTTCAAAAAGGGTTGCCGTGATTGCCCAATCCCCCCATTACGGATTCTTAAAGGTTAGAGAGTTTGTGTTGTTTGGCAGGATACCCCACTTCTCTATGTTTAGCTTTAGAGAGACCAAAGAGGATAAAGAAGCCGTCAACATGGCTTTGGCTCTATGCGGTATTGATAGGTTGTCTGATGAGTTTATGCACAGAATTAGCGGGGGTGAGAGGCAGCTTGTTTTTCTGGCAAGGGCTTTAGCGTCCAATCCAGAGGTCTTAATAATGGATGAACCGCTTTCCAATCTGGATATAAACAACCAGGAAAGGATACTTTATCTGCTTAAAAGCTTAAGGGAGCGGTTTGGATTGACTATAATTGCGGTTTTACACGATTTGAATGTGGTGAGCGAGTTTGCCGATAGGGTTTTGGTTCTAAAAGATGGAGAGGTTAAATCAATAGGTGCACCGAAAGATATTATAACGGAATCCCTTGTTAGGGATGTCTATTCAGCCAGCAAGATTAGGGTTTTTAAAAAACCCTCAAACTCCAGCCCGTTTGTTTATATAGAAAATATTTAG
- a CDS encoding energy transducer TonB family protein: MDTQRSQEVYSPAFHISSKGFGYHLLSAAVSLLINGTAVLLFLHHSTLQPIQTSPKKIYDVSLIQLKTTKTEQKHPTEPQKTQTINKKPKTRHRSTTKHKTQKPILPFKHSLMAPASKTEPKIQKHRIVLTKPPKQKHTHKLNHKQKPLSSLDSSTNPSKILTKTAKKPPSKPIVVSPNSHSSLFSWISSHKFYPVSAIYKGEEGSVNLSFYIKNGGEITSIKIIKKSYEDINKAAIEIIKRSSPIPKGILERSKIRPPANIVLTITFELKDD, encoded by the coding sequence ATGGATACTCAACGCTCCCAAGAAGTGTATTCGCCAGCGTTTCATATAAGTTCTAAGGGTTTTGGCTACCACCTCTTAAGTGCGGCCGTCTCGCTTTTAATCAACGGGACGGCCGTGCTGTTATTTTTACACCACTCAACACTTCAACCAATCCAAACAAGCCCCAAAAAGATATACGATGTAAGCCTAATTCAGCTAAAAACGACAAAAACAGAACAAAAACACCCAACCGAACCGCAAAAAACCCAAACCATAAATAAAAAACCCAAAACAAGACACCGCTCAACAACAAAACACAAAACCCAAAAGCCCATTTTACCATTTAAACATAGCCTCATGGCACCAGCCTCAAAAACAGAGCCCAAAATCCAAAAACACCGCATTGTTTTAACCAAACCACCAAAGCAAAAACACACCCATAAACTCAATCACAAACAAAAACCACTATCAAGCTTAGACTCATCGACAAACCCATCAAAAATCCTTACAAAAACGGCTAAAAAACCACCCTCAAAACCCATTGTTGTTTCACCAAATTCCCATTCATCGCTATTTAGCTGGATCTCATCGCACAAATTCTATCCTGTATCTGCTATCTATAAAGGCGAAGAGGGCAGCGTAAACCTAAGCTTCTATATAAAAAACGGGGGAGAGATTACATCGATAAAGATAATTAAAAAGAGTTATGAAGATATAAACAAAGCTGCCATAGAGATCATAAAAAGGTCATCCCCAATTCCAAAGGGTATATTAGAAAGATCCAAAATAAGACCACCTGCAAACATCGTTTTAACCATAACATTCGAGCTTAAGGATGACTAA
- a CDS encoding ABC transporter substrate-binding protein, translating into MCFRVVFRWVFYIALFLFFSVLPGFAADRIVSLTPVATKEIFMLKKGRAIVGCSRYGVVPKGFKVKRVGSVVKADIETILKLKPDIVIVSSLMNLNDVKKMRSLGLNVVVFRQPKSFDDICNQMIRLAKLIHSEDIANDIVKRARDMVFRIKKATEGLKKPKVFVQIGANPLFTAGGDSFINDFITFAGGINIASDVRSGIYSPAEVIRNNPDAIIISQMGFDGERQAARWRRFAFLNAVKNNKILILNDYSLCSPDPLSFAKTLLKIAKFLHPEVDFENLN; encoded by the coding sequence ATGTGTTTTAGAGTTGTTTTTAGATGGGTTTTTTATATTGCCTTATTCCTTTTCTTTTCTGTTTTACCGGGCTTTGCGGCAGATAGGATCGTCTCTTTAACGCCTGTTGCAACTAAAGAGATCTTTATGTTGAAAAAGGGCAGGGCGATTGTGGGATGTAGCAGGTATGGTGTGGTGCCCAAGGGGTTTAAGGTAAAAAGGGTCGGGAGTGTGGTTAAAGCAGACATAGAAACCATCTTAAAACTCAAACCCGACATAGTCATTGTCAGTTCACTTATGAACCTAAATGATGTAAAAAAGATGAGATCGTTGGGTTTGAATGTTGTGGTTTTTAGACAACCCAAGAGCTTTGATGATATATGTAATCAGATGATTAGACTTGCCAAGTTGATACACAGTGAGGATATAGCCAACGATATAGTTAAAAGGGCCAGGGATATGGTTTTTAGGATCAAGAAAGCCACAGAAGGGCTAAAAAAGCCCAAGGTATTTGTCCAGATAGGGGCAAATCCGCTATTTACAGCCGGAGGGGACTCTTTTATAAACGACTTTATAACTTTTGCAGGGGGTATCAATATAGCTTCTGATGTTAGAAGTGGCATATATTCTCCTGCTGAGGTTATAAGAAATAATCCCGATGCCATAATAATATCCCAGATGGGGTTTGATGGAGAAAGGCAGGCTGCCAGATGGAGGAGATTTGCATTTTTGAACGCCGTTAAAAACAACAAGATCTTGATTTTAAACGATTACAGTTTATGCAGCCCAGATCCCCTATCCTTTGCTAAAACACTCCTTAAGATAGCGAAGTTTCTGCATCCAGAGGTGGATTTTGAAAACCTTAACTAA